The Pseudomonas sp. FP198 genomic interval TTTCGATGATCAGAACGCGGGACATGGCTTGTAGGCTCCATCTGAGAATGTTGTAAGTCGATGGAGTGAAGGTTAAGCGCGATCATATCGATGAAAAAGCGCAAATAATTGCTGCAAAACATCGATAATTTCGTTTATAAGCGGAGCACGCCTTATGACGCTGCCCCGCCGCTGGTTATTTCGGCTTGCAGGTCAGCTCGATGCGCAGCTTGATGATGTTGCGGTTGAACTTGGCGGTGGCGTTCTTGAACTTGCCGGCGGCGACTTCGATCTTGCGGGTTCGCGGCGCTTCGGGGCCGTTGCGAAATACCACGCTGCACGCCGCGTCGGTGCTGCCGTAATTGTTGACCTGGATCGAGCCGATGTCGGCATCGGTGTCGTAGGCGGTGTAGTCGATGCTCAGACCGTTGAGGTGTTTTTCCACGTCGATCGGGTAGGCGAACGCACTCAGTGGCAGCAGGGCCAGCAGCGCACAACAGATTTTTTTCATTCGGCAGTCTCCACGAGGGGACCGCCAGCTTAGGACAAGAGGAGCTCAATATGAAAGCGCCCCGCGTGACCCTTGATCAATGGCGAACGTTGCAGGCGGTGGTGGACCATGGTGGTTTCGCCCAGGCCGCCGAAGTGCTGCACCGCTCTCAATCATCGGTGAGCTACACCGTGGCCCGCATGCAGGATCAGCTCGGCGTGCCGTTGCTGCGTATCGACGGGCGCAAGGCCGTGCTGACCGAAGCCGGCGGCGTGCTGCTGCGCCGTTCCCGGCAACTGGTGAAACAGGCCAGCCAGCTGGAAGACCTGGCCCACCACATGGAGCAGGGTTGGGAAGCTGAAGTGCGCCTGGTGGTCGACGCGGCCTACCCCACTGCCCGCCTCGTCCGCGCCCTGACCGCATTCATGCCGCAGAGCCGGGGCTGCCGGGTAAGGCTGCGCGAAGAAGTCTTGTCCGGTGTCGAAGAGGTACTGCTCGAAGGCGTGGCCGACCTCGCCATCAGCGGCTTCAGCATTCCCGGTTACCTGGGCGCCGAACTGAGCGATGTCGAATTCGTCGCGGTGGCCCATCCCGAGCACGCCCTGCACCGACTCAACCGCGAGCTGACGTTCCAGGACCTGGAGAGCCAGCTGCAAGTGGTGATCCGCGATTCCGGCCGTCAGCAGCCCCGCGATGTCGGCTGGCTCGGCGCCGAACAGCGCTGGACCGTGGGGAGCCTGGCCACCGCCGCGACGTTCGTCGGCAGCGGCCTGGGCTTTGCCTGGCTGCCCCGGCACATGATCGAGCGAGAACTTCGAGAGGGCACGCTCAAACGTCTACCCTTGGATCAGGGCGCCAGTCGCAACCCGAGCTTCTACCTGTATTCGAACAAGGAAAAGCCCCTGGGACCGGCCACGCAGATTCTCAT includes:
- a CDS encoding 3-phosphoglycerate kinase produces the protein MKKICCALLALLPLSAFAYPIDVEKHLNGLSIDYTAYDTDADIGSIQVNNYGSTDAACSVVFRNGPEAPRTRKIEVAAGKFKNATAKFNRNIIKLRIELTCKPK
- a CDS encoding LysR family transcriptional regulator: MKAPRVTLDQWRTLQAVVDHGGFAQAAEVLHRSQSSVSYTVARMQDQLGVPLLRIDGRKAVLTEAGGVLLRRSRQLVKQASQLEDLAHHMEQGWEAEVRLVVDAAYPTARLVRALTAFMPQSRGCRVRLREEVLSGVEEVLLEGVADLAISGFSIPGYLGAELSDVEFVAVAHPEHALHRLNRELTFQDLESQLQVVIRDSGRQQPRDVGWLGAEQRWTVGSLATAATFVGSGLGFAWLPRHMIERELREGTLKRLPLDQGASRNPSFYLYSNKEKPLGPATQILIELLRTFDTAPLDAPFAAPEQA